One genomic segment of Devosia sp. includes these proteins:
- a CDS encoding EAL domain-containing protein produces the protein MRHLYAFAICLLLALTISMPARAFEVISIPDDVNAVNLSEAIEVVPGQGGRVQLSTAPDADGIIRRIEVLASERGTDPYFALIALRNDSDQQIERLLVAPFFRLPGSGVFQPDLGEARISAVTPSAGIRPVRVADPEADVFEVTLDPGSTVTIVAELANQTLPELYLWEPGAYRDYINAFTLFRGVVLGVASLAAVFLTIMFVVKGRGVFPATAAFAWAVLAYLLIDFGLMGRLLGFSANGMQPIRAAAEAGLATTLAGFLFIYLNLHRWHLRFIHLALGLAALFLALFAFAFFQPAIAASVARLVLALLGVSGFLLILLLALRGYDRAVLLVPTWIILIAWLIYAWMVVSGRVSNDIAQPAVAGGLVLIVMLLGFTAVQHAFSEGQVTIGTLSEVERRALALTGSGDFVFDWNIERDRVTVSDELATRLGESRGALRGAIKRWLDRVHPDDRDRFRTAFDTLVELRRGKVSADLRVASHDGSYRTFRMRVKPVLGGDGQVNRIVGTLQDVTEDRASRERLLHDAVHDSLTGLPNRQLFLDRLERALVRARTPGGSKPAVFLIDIDRFVELEERIGHSASDSVLLAIARRISRIMRPLDTVARVGSDQFAVILSSEQAAAKIAETAEQIRKTLKAPFNFGDRDLVLSASIGVTIYDSNPAEAADVLRDAELAMYYAKRLGGDRIEAYRASARSIAAYNRASEEDLERGLKQGELHVQFQPVMDMTGGRIVGAEALMRWTHPTRGVVTPDEFVPLAERSGQIEKLGRLAFEQSAAQVRDWMATIGLPEEFFISVNLSPTQLATEAFLGDIRNLLSQDRELASRIKLEITESQVMTNPEHSAYMLQTLRDMGLGLALDDFGTGHSSLSYLHRFPFDTIKIPAPFVRLGADSGISHTQSPIIRSVMALASDLDLMVIAEGVETQDEADRLKSLECRYAQGFIFGAAITGAELGRKLAAQMGK, from the coding sequence ATGCGTCACTTGTATGCCTTCGCGATCTGTCTTCTGCTCGCGCTCACCATCTCCATGCCGGCGCGGGCATTCGAAGTCATTTCGATCCCCGACGACGTCAATGCCGTCAACCTGTCCGAGGCCATCGAAGTGGTGCCGGGCCAGGGTGGGCGCGTTCAGCTTTCGACCGCTCCGGACGCCGATGGCATTATCCGCCGCATCGAGGTTTTGGCGAGCGAGCGCGGCACCGATCCCTATTTCGCGCTCATCGCCCTGCGCAACGACAGCGACCAGCAGATCGAACGGCTGCTGGTCGCGCCATTCTTCCGGCTGCCCGGGTCAGGCGTATTCCAGCCCGACCTGGGCGAGGCCCGTATCAGCGCCGTCACCCCGAGCGCCGGCATTCGTCCGGTGCGGGTAGCTGATCCGGAAGCCGACGTCTTCGAGGTCACGCTCGATCCGGGGAGCACGGTCACCATCGTGGCCGAACTGGCCAACCAGACCTTGCCCGAGCTTTATCTGTGGGAGCCCGGCGCCTATCGCGACTACATCAATGCCTTCACCCTGTTCCGCGGCGTGGTCCTGGGCGTCGCCTCGCTGGCGGCCGTGTTCCTGACCATCATGTTCGTGGTCAAGGGCAGGGGGGTGTTCCCGGCCACAGCGGCCTTTGCCTGGGCGGTACTGGCCTATCTGCTCATCGACTTTGGCCTCATGGGCCGTCTGCTCGGTTTCTCGGCCAATGGCATGCAGCCCATTCGCGCGGCGGCCGAGGCGGGCCTGGCCACCACATTGGCGGGCTTCCTGTTCATCTACCTCAATCTGCATCGCTGGCATCTGCGTTTCATTCATCTGGCGCTGGGCCTGGCCGCCTTGTTCCTGGCGCTCTTTGCCTTTGCCTTTTTCCAGCCGGCTATTGCCGCTTCGGTGGCGCGCCTGGTTCTGGCCCTGCTCGGGGTCTCCGGCTTCCTGCTCATCCTGTTGCTTGCCCTGCGCGGCTATGACCGGGCGGTGCTTCTGGTGCCGACCTGGATCATTCTGATCGCCTGGCTCATCTATGCCTGGATGGTCGTTTCCGGCCGCGTGTCCAACGACATTGCCCAGCCCGCCGTGGCCGGCGGCCTGGTGCTTATCGTCATGCTCCTGGGCTTTACGGCGGTGCAGCACGCCTTCTCGGAAGGCCAGGTGACTATCGGCACCCTGAGCGAGGTGGAGCGGCGCGCGCTGGCTTTGACCGGCTCGGGTGATTTCGTCTTCGACTGGAACATCGAGCGCGACCGCGTCACCGTCAGCGATGAATTGGCCACGCGCCTCGGCGAAAGCCGCGGCGCCCTGCGCGGCGCCATCAAGCGCTGGCTGGATCGGGTTCATCCCGATGACCGCGACCGGTTCCGCACGGCCTTTGACACCTTGGTCGAACTGCGCCGCGGCAAGGTCTCTGCCGATCTGCGCGTCGCCAGCCACGATGGCAGCTACCGCACCTTCCGGATGCGGGTGAAACCGGTGCTGGGTGGCGATGGCCAGGTCAATCGCATCGTCGGCACGCTTCAGGACGTCACCGAAGATCGCGCCTCGCGCGAGCGCCTCTTGCATGACGCCGTGCATGACAGCCTGACGGGCCTGCCCAATCGCCAATTGTTCCTCGACCGGCTGGAACGGGCCCTGGTGCGGGCGCGCACGCCCGGCGGGTCGAAACCGGCCGTCTTCCTCATCGATATCGACCGCTTTGTCGAGCTTGAAGAGCGCATCGGCCACTCGGCCTCAGACTCGGTTCTGCTGGCCATCGCCCGCCGCATCTCCCGCATCATGCGCCCACTCGATACGGTGGCGCGTGTCGGCAGCGACCAGTTCGCGGTCATCCTGTCCTCAGAACAGGCAGCGGCCAAGATTGCCGAAACCGCCGAGCAGATCCGCAAGACGCTCAAGGCCCCCTTCAACTTTGGCGACCGCGACCTGGTGCTGTCGGCGTCCATCGGCGTCACCATCTATGACAGCAACCCGGCCGAGGCTGCCGACGTGCTGCGCGATGCCGAACTGGCCATGTATTACGCCAAGCGGCTGGGTGGCGACCGGATCGAGGCCTATCGCGCCTCGGCGCGCTCGATAGCCGCCTATAATCGCGCCAGCGAAGAAGATCTCGAGCGCGGCCTGAAGCAGGGCGAATTGCATGTGCAGTTCCAGCCGGTGATGGATATGACCGGCGGGCGCATTGTCGGCGCAGAAGCGCTGATGCGCTGGACCCATCCGACCCGTGGCGTGGTCACCCCGGACGAATTCGTGCCCCTGGCCGAGCGGTCCGGGCAGATCGAGAAGCTGGGGCGGCTGGCCTTCGAGCAATCCGCCGCCCAGGTGCGCGACTGGATGGCCACGATCGGCCTGCCCGAGGAATTCTTCATTTCGGTCAACCTGTCGCCCACGCAACTCGCGACCGAGGCCTTCCTTGGTGATATTCGCAACCTGCTTTCGCAGGATCGGGAACTGGCGAGCCGCATCAAGCTGGAAATCACCGAAAGCCAGGTGATGACCAATCCCGAGCACTCCGCCTATATGCTGCAGACCCTGCGCGACATGGGGCTGGGGTTGGCGCTGGACGATTTCGGCACCGGCCATTCCTCCTTGAGCTACCTGCACCGCTTCCCATTCGACACCATCAAGATTCCGGCGCCCTTTGTGCGCCTGGGTGCCGACAGCGGCATTTCCCACACCCAGTCGCCCATCATCCGATCGGTCATGGCCCTGGCTTCTGATCTCGATCTCATGGTGATCGCCGAAGGCGTCGAAACCCAGGACGAGGCGGATCGCCTCAAGTCGCTCGAATGCCGCTATGCGCAGGGGTTCATCTTCGGCGCGGCCATTACCGGCGCCGAACTGGGGCGCAAGCTCGCCGCACAGATGGGCAAGTAA
- a CDS encoding YqgE/AlgH family protein, with the protein MNSLEGQFLVAMPDMEDDRFAQSVILVVGHGADGSMGLVVNQEIANLRFADILDELDLGDPDAVIRLPDTIRERSVMRGGPVEKGRGFVLHSADYHSSNTYKVHDELGLTATLDILKAMAFGPAPRRALFALGCCGWSAGQLEDEIGANGWLTAPFDPGLVFDVPVEERYQQALSSMNITRASLSLDAGHG; encoded by the coding sequence ATGAACAGCCTCGAAGGACAATTTCTCGTCGCCATGCCCGACATGGAGGATGACCGCTTTGCACAAAGCGTGATCCTGGTGGTGGGGCACGGGGCCGATGGGTCAATGGGCCTGGTCGTCAATCAGGAGATCGCCAATCTCCGCTTTGCCGACATTCTGGACGAGCTCGACCTGGGCGACCCCGATGCGGTCATCCGCCTGCCGGACACGATCCGGGAGCGCTCGGTCATGCGCGGCGGACCGGTGGAAAAAGGGCGCGGCTTCGTGTTGCACAGCGCCGACTATCACAGCAGCAATACCTACAAGGTGCACGACGAGCTCGGTCTGACGGCGACCCTGGATATCCTCAAGGCCATGGCCTTCGGGCCCGCACCACGACGGGCGCTGTTCGCGTTGGGATGCTGCGGCTGGAGCGCAGGGCAGTTGGAGGACGAGATCGGCGCCAATGGCTGGCTCACGGCGCCCTTCGACCCGGGCCTGGTCTTCGACGTGCCGGTCGAGGAGCGTTATCAGCAGGCGCTATCCAGCATGAATATCACCCGCGCGTCCCTGAGCCTCGACGCCGGGCACGGATAA
- a CDS encoding protein-disulfide reductase DsbD domain-containing protein produces the protein MRPFVLALSALLPLLTPAMGGETPWQELAPDVHLRLISSGTVADGKTMVALELDMPESIKTYWRVPGEAGLPTELDLSASSGAGDYTQLWPYPERYLANGYLDYVYRGHTILPVEVAVTDPAGTLTVGAVLGVCSDVCVPAQASFSLALSDAAPDRANGLRIRQALAEVPLAWSGSQQPVGAVEAGDGAILVAVDPALMDPESLIAATADGQPVFGAPQKSPQPDLVVLPILGKTDDIALDGLNVELTFLTESGAYAVNRVVGETSGGAGAQGSE, from the coding sequence ATGCGCCCTTTCGTTCTCGCCCTGTCCGCCCTGTTGCCTCTGTTGACGCCCGCAATGGGCGGCGAGACGCCCTGGCAGGAATTGGCTCCCGATGTTCATCTGCGCCTGATCAGTTCCGGCACCGTGGCCGACGGCAAGACCATGGTCGCGCTCGAACTCGATATGCCCGAGTCCATCAAGACCTATTGGCGTGTGCCCGGAGAGGCGGGTCTGCCCACCGAGCTTGATTTGTCCGCGTCCTCCGGCGCTGGGGACTACACCCAGCTCTGGCCATATCCGGAACGATACCTGGCCAATGGCTATCTCGACTACGTCTATCGCGGCCACACCATTCTGCCGGTCGAAGTCGCGGTCACCGATCCCGCGGGCACCCTTACAGTCGGCGCCGTGCTGGGCGTCTGCTCCGATGTCTGCGTCCCCGCACAGGCCAGTTTTTCGCTCGCCCTGAGCGACGCCGCCCCCGATCGCGCCAACGGCTTGCGCATTCGCCAGGCGCTTGCGGAAGTGCCGCTGGCATGGTCCGGATCGCAACAACCGGTTGGCGCCGTCGAGGCGGGTGATGGCGCTATCCTGGTCGCCGTTGACCCGGCCCTGATGGACCCCGAAAGCCTCATTGCGGCGACGGCGGATGGTCAGCCAGTGTTCGGGGCGCCGCAAAAAAGCCCTCAACCCGACCTAGTCGTGCTTCCCATACTGGGTAAAACCGACGATATTGCCCTGGACGGACTGAATGTGGAGCTCACATTCCTGACTGAAAGCGGCGCCTACGCGGTCAATCGCGTCGTGGGAGAGACATCTGGGGGCGCCGGAGCGCAAGGCAGCGAATAG
- a CDS encoding peroxiredoxin — translation MIERGNTIPAIGVKLVTSAGNADANSAEVLNSGVTVLFTVPGAFTPTCHVNHLPGFVANATKLRTAGVTRIVCASVNDQHVVRAWAEASGALDSVDFIADGNGELARALGLDKDFSGAGMGSRFARSAMIIRDGVVDAVFVEDAPGVGASGAPAILMALEASA, via the coding sequence ATGATCGAACGCGGCAACACGATCCCCGCAATTGGGGTCAAGTTGGTGACTTCTGCCGGTAACGCCGACGCCAATAGCGCAGAAGTGCTGAATTCGGGTGTAACAGTCCTGTTCACCGTCCCCGGTGCCTTTACCCCGACCTGTCACGTCAATCATCTGCCCGGCTTTGTGGCAAACGCAACCAAGCTGCGGACCGCTGGCGTCACGCGCATCGTCTGTGCATCGGTCAATGACCAGCATGTGGTCAGGGCCTGGGCCGAGGCCTCTGGCGCGCTCGACAGCGTCGACTTTATCGCCGACGGCAATGGTGAACTGGCCAGGGCCCTCGGGCTCGACAAGGATTTTTCCGGCGCCGGAATGGGCAGCCGTTTTGCCCGTTCCGCCATGATCATTCGCGACGGTGTCGTCGACGCCGTCTTTGTCGAAGATGCACCGGGCGTCGGGGCCAGTGGCGCGCCGGCAATTCTGATGGCTCTGGAGGCGTCGGCGTGA
- the gcvPB gene encoding aminomethyl-transferring glycine dehydrogenase subunit GcvPB, with amino-acid sequence MSMNTQGRPTGVGTVGTAASGSALLPDEPLLFEIGDTEHSGVDLPDVDIGSGRLGGFARKSALDLAGLTEPEAMRHYVRLSRLNHSIDSGMYPLGSCTMKHNPRLNEKMARLPGFSDIHPLQPVSTVQGALELMNQLSHWLMTLTNTAAVALSPKAGAHGELLGMMAIKAAQEAKGEAHRSVVLVPESAHGTNPATAAFLGYTVRAVPARDDGTVDVAAVKAALSPDVAAIMLTNPNTCGLFEPQVIEIAQAVHEAGAFFYCDGANFNAIMGVVRPGDLGIDAMHINLHKTFSTPHGGGGPGAGPVVLSEALAPFAPVPFVRKGEGGLDMVEHIEGQALGRVTAFHGQMGMYVRALTYMLSHGADGLAQAAEDAVLNANYVKARLQHLFSVPFPDYPTMHEALFDDSFLKGTGVTTLDFAKAMIDEGFHPMTMYFPLVVHGAMLIEPTESESKQTLDRFCDVMAELANDAKAGNGERFSAAPMKAPRRRLDETRAARQPILKWERPGDLPQAAE; translated from the coding sequence ATGAGCATGAACACGCAAGGCCGCCCCACAGGCGTGGGCACTGTCGGCACTGCAGCATCGGGGTCGGCGCTGCTGCCGGACGAACCGCTGCTGTTCGAGATCGGCGATACCGAACATTCCGGCGTCGACCTGCCGGACGTCGATATCGGCAGTGGCCGCCTTGGTGGCTTTGCCCGCAAGAGCGCGCTCGACCTGGCCGGGCTGACCGAGCCGGAGGCGATGCGGCACTATGTGCGGCTTTCCCGGCTCAATCATTCGATCGATTCGGGCATGTATCCGCTCGGTTCGTGCACGATGAAGCACAATCCGCGCCTCAACGAGAAAATGGCCCGCCTGCCCGGCTTCAGCGACATTCATCCGCTGCAGCCGGTCTCCACCGTGCAAGGCGCGCTGGAGTTGATGAACCAGCTCAGCCATTGGCTGATGACCCTCACCAATACGGCAGCCGTGGCGCTCTCGCCCAAGGCCGGTGCGCATGGCGAACTGCTGGGCATGATGGCGATCAAGGCGGCGCAGGAAGCCAAGGGCGAAGCGCATCGCTCGGTCGTGCTGGTGCCCGAGAGCGCACATGGCACCAATCCGGCGACGGCGGCTTTCCTCGGCTACACTGTCCGGGCCGTGCCGGCCCGCGACGATGGCACCGTGGACGTGGCGGCGGTCAAGGCGGCGCTCTCACCCGATGTGGCGGCGATCATGCTGACCAATCCCAATACCTGCGGGCTTTTCGAGCCGCAGGTCATCGAGATTGCGCAGGCCGTGCATGAGGCGGGAGCGTTCTTCTACTGCGATGGCGCCAATTTCAACGCCATCATGGGCGTGGTGCGGCCGGGTGACCTGGGCATCGACGCCATGCATATCAACCTGCACAAGACTTTTTCGACGCCCCATGGCGGCGGCGGGCCGGGCGCGGGTCCGGTGGTGCTGTCGGAAGCGCTGGCGCCGTTTGCACCGGTGCCCTTCGTCCGCAAGGGCGAAGGTGGGCTCGACATGGTCGAGCATATCGAAGGCCAGGCACTGGGCCGCGTCACCGCTTTCCATGGCCAGATGGGCATGTATGTGCGCGCCCTGACCTATATGCTGAGCCACGGCGCCGATGGTCTCGCCCAGGCGGCGGAAGACGCCGTGCTCAATGCCAACTATGTCAAGGCACGGCTGCAACACCTGTTCTCGGTGCCCTTCCCCGACTATCCGACGATGCACGAGGCGCTGTTCGACGACAGCTTCCTCAAGGGCACGGGGGTCACCACGCTCGACTTTGCCAAGGCAATGATCGATGAGGGTTTCCACCCCATGACCATGTATTTCCCGCTGGTCGTGCATGGCGCCATGCTCATCGAGCCCACCGAAAGCGAGAGCAAGCAGACGCTGGACCGGTTCTGTGACGTCATGGCCGAACTCGCCAATGACGCCAAGGCGGGCAATGGCGAGCGGTTCAGCGCCGCGCCGATGAAGGCGCCGCGCCGCCGTCTCGATGAAACCCGCGCTGCGCGCCAGCCCATCCTCAAATGGGAACGGCCAGGGGACCTGCCCCAGGCAGCCGAGTAA
- the gcvPA gene encoding aminomethyl-transferring glycine dehydrogenase subunit GcvPA, translating to MRYLPHSDHERADMLGVIGAADVEALFSAVPQSALKSFTLDLPAHSPEFLVEAHMRALAKKNHAAGDGPFFVGAGAYRHHVPATVDHLIQRSEWLTAYTPYQPEISQGTLQMLFEFQTQVAKITGMDVANASLYDGSTGTAEAVLMARRITRKSKIVLSGGLHPHYRDVVKAYLKDDADLVCLSPSPTGQGDILEQIDGNTAAIVIQTPDFYGHLRDLRTAADAAHAQGALLIVVITEVVSLGLLEAPGALGADIVVAEGQSIGNALNFGGPYLGLMACKKEFIRQMPGRLCGETVDADGNRGFVLTLSTREQHIRREKATSNICTNSGLCALAFSIHMALLGEAGFVRLARLNHANAILLADALAAVPGVEVLNQTFFNEMTIRVSQPAAALVEQLARRGILAGVPASRLLPGDPDVDHLIILAATELTTEADISALVAALTEELA from the coding sequence ATGCGCTATCTTCCCCATTCAGACCATGAGCGCGCCGATATGCTCGGTGTCATCGGTGCTGCCGATGTCGAGGCGCTGTTCAGTGCCGTGCCGCAATCCGCGCTCAAGTCTTTCACGCTGGACCTGCCCGCTCACAGCCCGGAATTTCTGGTGGAGGCGCATATGCGGGCCCTCGCCAAGAAGAACCATGCTGCCGGCGACGGGCCCTTCTTCGTGGGTGCGGGCGCCTATCGGCACCATGTCCCTGCGACGGTCGATCACCTGATCCAGCGGTCGGAATGGCTGACGGCCTATACGCCCTACCAGCCGGAGATTTCGCAGGGCACGTTGCAGATGCTCTTCGAATTCCAGACCCAGGTGGCCAAGATCACTGGCATGGATGTGGCCAATGCCAGCCTTTATGACGGCTCCACCGGCACGGCCGAAGCCGTGCTGATGGCGCGCCGGATTACCCGCAAGAGCAAGATCGTGCTGTCGGGCGGCCTGCACCCGCATTACCGCGATGTGGTCAAAGCCTATCTCAAGGACGATGCGGATCTGGTGTGCCTGTCGCCGTCGCCTACGGGCCAGGGCGACATCCTGGAACAGATCGACGGCAACACCGCCGCCATCGTCATCCAGACGCCGGATTTTTACGGGCACCTGCGCGATCTCAGGACGGCGGCCGATGCTGCACACGCCCAGGGCGCCTTGCTGATCGTCGTGATCACCGAGGTCGTTTCGCTGGGCCTGCTGGAAGCGCCGGGCGCCTTGGGCGCCGACATCGTCGTGGCCGAGGGCCAGTCGATCGGCAATGCGCTGAATTTCGGTGGTCCCTATCTGGGGCTGATGGCCTGCAAAAAGGAATTCATCCGGCAGATGCCGGGCCGGCTCTGCGGCGAAACGGTGGATGCAGATGGCAATCGGGGCTTTGTGCTGACGCTTTCGACCCGCGAGCAGCATATCCGCCGCGAGAAGGCGACGAGCAATATCTGCACCAATTCTGGTCTCTGCGCGCTGGCCTTCTCCATTCACATGGCGCTGCTCGGGGAAGCCGGATTTGTGCGCCTGGCCCGGCTCAACCATGCCAATGCGATCCTGCTGGCCGACGCGCTCGCCGCTGTGCCCGGGGTCGAGGTGCTCAACCAGACCTTCTTCAATGAAATGACCATCCGCGTATCCCAGCCGGCCGCAGCCCTGGTCGAACAGCTGGCGCGGCGCGGCATTCTGGCCGGGGTGCCGGCCAGCCGGTTGCTGCCGGGTGATCCGGATGTCGACCACCTGATCATTCTCGCGGCTACCGAACTGACGACCGAGGCCGATATTTCCGCCCTTGTCGCCGCGCTGACGGAGGAACTGGCATGA
- the gcvH gene encoding glycine cleavage system protein GcvH, with protein MTTKFTPDHEYIRVDGETGTVGITNYAQEQLGDIVFVELPAIGKVLKKGDEAAVVESVKAASEIYAPVSGEVIAVNDALSAEPGKLNTDPEDGGWIFKLKIADAAEIDALLDDAGYADLTK; from the coding sequence ATGACGACCAAGTTCACCCCCGACCACGAATATATCCGCGTCGATGGCGAAACCGGCACTGTCGGTATCACCAATTACGCCCAGGAGCAGTTGGGCGACATCGTCTTTGTCGAACTGCCCGCCATCGGCAAGGTGCTGAAGAAAGGCGATGAGGCTGCGGTGGTCGAGTCGGTCAAGGCCGCCTCGGAAATCTATGCACCGGTTTCCGGCGAAGTCATCGCCGTCAACGACGCGCTCTCGGCCGAACCGGGCAAGCTCAACACCGACCCCGAGGATGGCGGCTGGATCTTCAAGCTGAAGATCGCGGACGCGGCAGAGATCGACGCCCTGCTCGATGATGCCGGCTATGCCGATTTGACGAAGTAG
- the gcvT gene encoding glycine cleavage system aminomethyltransferase GcvT, with the protein MAEAQIADLKQTPLFERHQAAGGRIVPFGGYALPVQYPTGIMTEHKWTREQAGLFDVSHMGPSFLVLNNPTGVADADHAAIAAIIEPLICGDIAGLKPGQVRYTLLLNAQGGIIDDLMVARSPNTPGGLYIVVNAGTKDNDFALIEAAAGDKARLIRADGDHALLALQGPEAVNVIANEIPKAADLGFMNYGAFSWGQDTVFVARSGYTGEDGFEILVHKHDALALWDALLTDTRVKPVGLGARDSLRLEAGLPLYGHDLNDTVSPIEADLGFAVSKRRREAADFPGAERILAERDGQLTRKRVALIVDGAPAREGADILDTDGNIVGVVTSGGFAPSLGKAIALGFVPPALAVPGTKLQVSVRGRAQAAETVTAPFVPHRYFRKSA; encoded by the coding sequence ATGGCCGAAGCGCAGATCGCAGACCTCAAGCAGACACCGCTTTTCGAACGTCACCAGGCCGCCGGTGGCCGGATCGTGCCGTTCGGCGGATATGCACTACCGGTGCAGTATCCGACGGGCATCATGACCGAGCACAAATGGACCCGCGAACAGGCGGGCCTGTTTGACGTCAGCCATATGGGCCCGAGCTTTCTCGTGCTCAATAATCCCACGGGCGTTGCCGATGCCGATCACGCGGCAATCGCGGCCATTATCGAGCCGCTGATCTGCGGGGACATTGCCGGCCTCAAGCCCGGCCAGGTCCGCTATACGCTGCTGCTCAACGCTCAGGGCGGCATCATCGATGACCTGATGGTTGCCCGTTCCCCGAACACGCCCGGTGGGCTCTATATCGTCGTCAACGCCGGCACCAAGGACAATGACTTTGCGCTGATCGAAGCTGCCGCAGGCGACAAGGCGAGGCTGATCCGCGCCGATGGCGACCATGCCCTCCTGGCCTTGCAGGGACCGGAAGCCGTCAACGTGATCGCCAATGAAATTCCGAAGGCCGCCGACCTCGGCTTCATGAATTACGGCGCGTTCAGCTGGGGCCAGGACACGGTTTTTGTGGCACGCTCCGGCTATACCGGTGAAGACGGGTTCGAAATCCTTGTCCACAAGCATGACGCCCTGGCCCTATGGGACGCCCTCCTGACCGACACCCGGGTCAAACCCGTGGGCCTCGGCGCCCGCGACAGCCTGCGCCTCGAGGCCGGGTTGCCGCTTTACGGTCATGACCTCAACGACACGGTCTCGCCGATCGAGGCCGACCTGGGCTTCGCCGTCTCCAAACGCCGCCGCGAGGCTGCCGATTTTCCGGGTGCAGAACGCATCCTGGCCGAGCGCGACGGGCAGCTTACCCGCAAGCGGGTGGCCCTGATCGTTGACGGCGCGCCCGCCCGCGAAGGAGCGGACATTCTCGATACTGACGGCAATATTGTGGGCGTCGTGACCAGCGGCGGCTTTGCCCCTTCGCTCGGCAAGGCCATTGCACTGGGCTTCGTGCCCCCCGCCCTGGCCGTTCCCGGCACGAAACTGCAGGTTTCCGTGCGCGGCCGCGCGCAGGCCGCCGAGACCGTCACCGCTCCATTCGTTCCCCACCGCTATTTCCGCAAGTCAGCCTGA
- a CDS encoding ATP F0F1 synthase subunit B (Produces ATP from ADP in the presence of a proton gradient across the membrane. Subunit B is part of the membrane proton channel.), which yields MPEWLDNSFFATVGLVIFLGLMVYFGVPRIIGKMLDDKIKQIETDIADAKRLREEAAALLTEYEQKRVAAEQEAEGIVAAAKEEATRLTAEAQASLAELVTRRTKAVEDKIAQAEAQAIAEVRARSADVAIEAARVVLADEMNKQGGKVIDAAIADVGSKLN from the coding sequence ATGCCAGAATGGTTGGATAACAGCTTCTTTGCCACGGTTGGCCTGGTCATCTTTCTCGGCCTGATGGTGTATTTCGGGGTCCCCCGGATCATCGGCAAGATGCTCGACGACAAGATCAAGCAGATCGAAACCGACATTGCCGATGCCAAGCGCCTGCGCGAGGAAGCGGCCGCCCTGCTCACCGAGTATGAGCAGAAGCGCGTCGCCGCCGAGCAGGAAGCCGAGGGCATCGTTGCCGCCGCCAAGGAAGAGGCCACCCGCCTCACCGCCGAAGCCCAGGCATCGCTTGCAGAACTCGTGACCCGCCGCACCAAGGCCGTCGAGGACAAGATCGCCCAGGCCGAGGCCCAGGCGATTGCCGAAGTCCGCGCCCGCTCTGCCGATGTCGCCATCGAGGCGGCTCGCGTGGTGCTGGCTGACGAGATGAACAAGCAAGGTGGCAAGGTCATCGACGCCGCCATCGCCGATGTCGGCAGCAAGCTGAACTAA
- a CDS encoding F0F1 ATP synthase subunit B: MVTQAYAQEAEIPAEDHGTEAAGTTDAAHATDDAHGDPTADTHATTEAHGGDHGSDVFPPFDPATFPSQLLWLAITFGVLYLLLSKVALPRLGGIVENRKALIDADLAAADADRQKTDAAIAAYEKALAEAKAKAQGIASETRDAIQADLASKRAAVEGDLAAKVSEAEGRIAQTKAEALTHVDEIAGETARAVVGQLVGDVSADSVRAAVAKVKG; encoded by the coding sequence ATGGTAACGCAAGCCTACGCTCAAGAAGCGGAAATTCCGGCGGAGGATCACGGCACCGAAGCCGCTGGCACCACCGACGCTGCGCACGCGACCGACGACGCCCATGGCGATCCGACGGCCGATACACATGCGACGACCGAAGCGCATGGCGGTGACCATGGTTCGGACGTTTTCCCGCCCTTCGACCCCGCAACCTTCCCCAGCCAGCTGCTGTGGCTCGCCATTACCTTTGGCGTGCTCTATCTGCTGCTGAGCAAGGTGGCCCTGCCCCGCCTCGGCGGCATCGTTGAAAACCGCAAGGCTCTGATCGACGCCGATCTTGCCGCGGCCGATGCGGACCGCCAGAAGACCGATGCGGCCATCGCCGCCTATGAAAAGGCCCTGGCGGAAGCCAAGGCCAAGGCCCAGGGCATTGCCAGCGAAACCCGCGACGCCATCCAGGCGGACCTGGCCAGCAAGCGCGCCGCCGTAGAGGGTGACCTCGCCGCCAAGGTGAGCGAAGCCGAAGGCCGCATTGCCCAGACCAAGGCCGAGGCCCTGACCCATGTCGACGAGATCGCCGGCGAAACGGCACGCGCCGTTGTCGGCCAGCTCGTCGGTGACGTTTCCGCAGACAGCGTTCGCGCTGCCGTTGCCAAGGTCAAGGGGTAA